Proteins encoded within one genomic window of Ursus arctos isolate Adak ecotype North America unplaced genomic scaffold, UrsArc2.0 scaffold_7, whole genome shotgun sequence:
- the DCLRE1A gene encoding DNA cross-link repair 1A protein yields the protein MLEDAFLEEDIWEYKSKRKPKPVHTNNCSENIPKSVEKATDGKYQSKRNRNKKRTAEAKEKTKDPEMCFEETDNQTSIASSQNSSCGDGIHQSQDKETTPGKHCRTRKNKQVSPKIRPVYDGYCPNCQMPFSSLLGQTPRWHVFECLDSPPVSETECPDGLLCTSTIPSHFKRYTHLLLARSRASHSPFSSPLHGSGDGFSETNSGVLWGLEERWSLHQKPMENLRSVSTHPSLVAPCLRKSQSPTEANKKISSSSSSSTNIQMSQQTPQFPECVNNDKLVGVGLPLAEELDSQCNSEHIPLPENDFSSCEISYSPLQSDEETYSLEDKLGDLQQELFFTESCKDGSLGEDDSNSTGFQKLHGSFLKEQQESGPHVDGLTQDKCHEVLYKYNTLTGSSPLFFQNKGVIPCDDPARTGNDFALFPSALTRGLASSYQATRAKPSKPECDPSQSNQQKQVVQESAVRNQISLPSLHSEMPEAFERQGEGDLSFRPTQSKTRKSSKNFNAKSNANSACVCRKALGGRLGSKVTVPNTQNSSGALNAAESLKMSPSGPKCPATQPSSKVMKQMDIGVYFGLPPKRKEEKLLEGSAEGMNLNPAVSPNEKRSRQRKRKAEKSLSDLELDEKNLRESQPPVELSSKRSQHQRKRLRKSDSLQEGAHQKRSHHLKRTESGTVNLGKDKVFMKSPCGRLQRGNTKIPESPSAGQLRTRTCPFYKKIPGTGFTVDAFQYGLVEGCTAYFLTHFHSDHYAGLSKNFTFPIYCSEITGNLLRSKLHVQKQYVHPLPMDTECIVNGVKVVLLDANHCPGAVMILFYLPNGNVLLHTGDFRADPTMERSRLAGQRVHTLYLDTTYCSPEYSFPSQQEVIQFAINTAFEAVTLNPRVLVVCGTYSIGKEKVFLAIADVLGSKVGMSQEKYKTLQCLNIPELNSFITTDMCSSLVHLLPMMQINFKALQSHLKKCGGKYDQILAFRPTGWTHSNKLTSIADIIPQTKGNISIYGIPYSEHSSYLEMKRFVQWLKPQKIIPTVNVGTLKSRRTMEKYFKEWKLEAGY from the exons ATGTTAGAAGATGCTTTTTTGGAAGAAGACATCTGGGAATACAAatctaaaagaaaaccaaaaccagtaCATACAAATAATTGCTCTGAGAATATTCCAAAATCTGTTGAAAAAGCAACAGATGGAAAATACCAGTCAAAacgaaacagaaataaaaaaagaactgcagAAGCTAAAGAGAAGACAAAGGACCCTGAAATGTGCTTTGAAGAAACAGATAATCAGACTTCCATAGCTTCTAGTCAGAATTCTAGTTGTGGAGATGGTATTCACCAGTCCCAAGACAAGGAGACAACTCCAGGAAAGCATTGTCGGACtcgcaaaaacaaacaagtatcTCCAAAGATACGTCCAGTTTATGATGGATACTGCCCAAACTGCCAGATGCCTTTTTCCTCATTGCTAGGTCAAACACCTCGATGGCATGTTTTTGAGTGTTTGGATTCTCCGCCAGTCTCTGAAACAG agtGTCCTGATGGTCTTCTGTGCACCTCAACGATTCCTTCTCATTTCAAGAGATACACTCACCTCCTGCTGGCTCGGAGCAGGGCGAGCCACAGTCCTTTCAGCAGCCCACTGCATGGGTCAGGGGATGGCTTCAGTGAGACTAATTCAGGCGTTCTCTGGGGCCTTGAGGAAAGATGGTCTCTGCATCAGAAGCCAATGGAAAACTTAAGAAGTGTTTCAACTCACCCCTCGTTAGTGGCACCGTGTCTAAGGAAATCTCAGTCTCCAACTGAAGCCAATAaaaagatttcttcttcttcttcttcttcgacAAATATCCAAATGTCCCAACAAACCCCACAATTTCCAGAATGTGTTAATAATGACAAACTGGTAGGAGTTGGTTTGCCTCTTGCTGAAGAATTAGACAGCCAGTGCAACTCAGAACACATCCCATTGCCAGAAAACGACTTTAGTAGCTGTGAAATCTCTTATTCTCCACTTCAAAGTGATGAGGAAACTTACAGTCTGGAAGACAAGCTGGGTGACTTGCAGCAGGAGCTATTCTTTACAGAGAGCTGTAAAGATGGCAGCCTGGGAGAAGATGACAGCAACTCCACTGGGTTTCAAAAACTCCATGGTTCCTTCCtgaaggagcagcaggagagcGGCCCCCACGTGGACGGCTTAACTCAGGATAAATGCCATGAAGTACTGTATAAATACAACACTCTAACTGGTTCATCTCcactttttttccaaaataagggTGTTATTCCTTGTGATGATCCAGCACGTACCGGTAATGATTTTGCACTGTTTCCGTCTGCGTTAACACGAGGGCTTGCTTCTAGTTATCAGGCCACGAGAGCAAAACCTAGTAAGCCAGAATGTGACCCATCTCAATCAAATCAACAGAAGCAGGTAGTTCAAGAATCAGCTGTTCGCAATCAGATTTCTCTGCCGTCACTTCATAGTGAGATGCCAGAAGCTTTCgaaaggcagggagaaggggatcTTTCTTTTCGTCCAACCCAAAGTAAAACTAGAAAATCAAGTAAGAACTTCAATGCAAAGAGCAATGCTAATTCAGCATGTGTCTGCAGAAAGGCATTAGGTGGTCGACTAGGCAGTAAAGTTACAGTTCCCAATACGCAGAATTCTTCCGGTGCGCTTAATGCTGCCGAGTCTCTGAAAATGTCGCCTTCTGGTCCCAAGTGTCCTGCAACACAGCCTTCTTCCAAAGTAATGAAACAAATGGATATAGGTGTTTATTTTGGACTACcacccaaaagaaaagaagagaaattgctCGAGGGAAGTGCAGAAGGAATGAATTTAAATCCAGCTGTGAGTCCTAATGAAAAGAGGTCCCGGCAGCGCAAGAGGAAAGCCGAAAAATCTTTAAGTGATTTAGAACTTGATGAAAAGAATTTAAGGGAGAGTCAGCCCCCTGTGGAACTTTCTAGTAAGAGGTCACAGCATCAGAGAAAGAGACTTAGAAAGTCAGATTCACTACAGGAAGGAGCACATCAGAAGAGGTCACATCACCTTAAGAGGACAGAATCTGGAACAGTCAATTTAGGGAAAGACAAAGTCTTCATGAAATCACCTTGTGGGAGGCTGCAGAGAGGGAACACGAAAATCCCAGAGTCACCTAGTGCAGGACAATTAAGAACAAGGACATGTCCATTCTATAAGAAAATACCTG GGACTGGCTTTACAGTTGATGCCTTCCAGTACGGATTGGTTGAAGGGTGCACAGCCTATTTTCTCACACATTTTCATTCTGATCATTATGCTGGATTGTCTAAAAACTTCACATTTCCAATTTATTGTAGTGAG ATAACTGGCAATTTGTTGAGGAGCAAACTGCACGTGCAAAAACAATATGTCCATCCATTGCCGATGGACACGGAATGTATAGTAAATGGTGTAAAAGTTGTTTTGCTTGATGCCAATCA TTGTCCAGGTGCTGTCATGATCCTGTTTTATCTTCCTAACGGTAACGTCCTATTACACACGGGTGACTTCCGAGCAGATCCCACCATGGAACGTTCTCGTCTTGCAGGACAGAGAGTCCACACGCTTTATTTAGATACAAC ATATTGCAGCCCAGAATACTCCTTTCCGTCTCAGCAAGAGGTTATCCAGTTTGCCATCAACACTGCCTTTGAGGCAGTAACTCTAAACCCACGTGTTCTCGTTGTCTGTGGCACTTATTCTATTGGAAAAGAGAAAGTCTTCCTAG CCATTGCTGATGTTTTAGGTTCAAAAGTGGGCATGtcccaagaaaaatataaaaccttaCAGTGCCTCAACATACCAGAACTTAATTCCTTCATCACTACAGACATGTGCAGTTCACTGGTTCACCTTCTCCCAATGATGCAAATTAACTTTAAG gCTTTACAGAGTCATTTGAAGAAGTGTGGTGGAAAATATGATCAGATTTTGGCTTTTCGACCTACGGGATGGACGCATTCTAACAAGTTAACGAGTATCGCAGACATTATTCCCCAGACCAAAGGAAACATTTCAATATATG GAATCCCTTATAGTGAACACAGCAGCTACCTAGAAATGAAACGTTTTGTTCAGTGGCTGAAGCCCCAGAAAATCATACCTACTGTGAATGTTGGCACCTTGAAATCTAGGAGGacaatggagaaatattttaaagagtggAAATTGGAAGCTGGATATTGA